The sequence below is a genomic window from Dermacentor andersoni chromosome 6, qqDerAnde1_hic_scaffold, whole genome shotgun sequence.
GAAGAATTAGGTTCTGTTAGTCTGACTTCTCAATCTAGTGAGATCTGCTCATGTTTGTCTCTCTGTACGTAATACTATGCTTGGTTATTTAATTAAAGCAAATGTTTAATGCAATTTTCCCTACATCGTGCAGTTATCTAATATTTTGCCATAGCTATTTCAGGTGAGAGTGCGACTTTTTAATTACTATACTGCAAGCTGCCAAGTTGCAAGCGAAGTGGCTTGCAGCTTGGCATGTGCTGCTGCTGTCACATGACATAACAAAATGTTCATTATGTGGACCACACTGTTTACTAAAATTTTGTAAATATAGCTTGCCTATATGTTGGACAGGTCAGCTTCTTAGTTGTACTGCACTAAAGCAAGTCTTTCAATAAAGGGAGGGTTTTATTTAAGACTTAgccaaacacacacgcacacaccacacAACAATTTTATGTTATGCCCAGTTTCACACAATAATGCCCACGCATGAAGTGAGAAATTGGGAATTGATGTAGCCTAACATCTACTGCCGATGATGCCAGATGAACTAATGAACTATAGATGCTTTGCAATCTGTCGCCCAACTGAACCAGACACCAGGAGCCAAGGTGTGAGCCCAATCCCACCTGCAAGATAAAATATCAAAGACAGCTCTAGAGGTGCACTAAACAGATTTCTCAGATTCGCACTAGACATCACGCTTCATACATGGTACATAGGACTTGGTGGTCCACTCCATAGCATGCTCCACAAAAATAGGTTCCACTGGTCTATTTAAAGAAGTTTCTCGTTGCTTTATGAATTAAAATGCATGTTTATTTGTTTCGTTTCATGCAAAAGTGTATGCTGTGTCAGTTGTTTTGCAGAGCTTTGCTTTGAGGGCACTGGCAAGGCATAAGTAGGCAACAAATTAATTGTATTAACGTACATTCCTATCTGCACATCACAAATAACTGCTACAAATAGACCAGTTGACCTCACCGCAACGCTTTAGGTACCTTCGATACATGGGTAGAAGTGCAAGTGTTCAAGAGGGCAACATGAATTGCACATAACAGCATTACAGTTCACATAAAGTTAAGACCCACGCAAAAGAACTTTTTACCTCAGACTTGAAAataaagctagaaaaaaaaaaatctgacttAGTGGATTACTGCATTTTTGCGTGTATAACCCACCTCGGCAAATAACCAATGCACCCAATTCCAATACCccagaaacaaaaaaatatcaGAGCGTATAACCTGCAGAGGTAACTTCATACAACAATGATCAAATGTATGTCAATTCAAATCTCAAATCAACACAGTCTTCAAGTCCCCGATCGTGAGTAAATGATTCGACTACGCCGTATATTCGGCCAACAGCTCTGCTCCCTACCTCTTAAGCTTCTGCTGTGCTAAAGCACTACTACTGTGTGTGTGCTATTCACTAACTGCTAACACCGCCATACCGCAAAATGGCGagcaaaaagaaaggggaaaaaatagaGAGGGATGAATGGGTGACCATGAAAGAGGGGAGAAGAAAGAGTGGGGTTCCATAAGAGATAACTAAACTTTGAATAGCAGAGAACTTCACTTTGAAATGTGGCTTTCCGGCATCATGCTCCACTGCCGTGAAGCCAGACCTCAAGGTGAAATGCGCACTGTTGTGAAGTCACACCTCAAGGCATATAACCTGCACCCTAACTTAAACGTTTTTGGATTATTGGTGCAGGttatacacacaaaaatgcaGTATCTTTAGTGCCTAAATCATGAAAATTTGTAATGAAAGAGCATCCTGGCTTTGCAACATCTATTTTCTGTTCACTTGTCTGTATGAGCGATGATCTAGAGGCTGTCTGGGTTTCCTTAACTCTTGGTCACAAAAAATTCATCATAGGTGTGTGCTATCGCTCACCCTCTGCACAACCTACGTTTTTCCATGACCTACACGACAGTATAAAAACTTTGTCCGCATGCGATTTCTTTCATCTCCCATCCCACTTCTGGGCAATTTTATCCTTCCAAACATAACCTGGAACGATCAACCTCCTTCACTCTTTCCACTTTTCGGCACAAGCTAAGGAGTTTTTAGACTTGTGTGCAGTTTTTTCATTGTCATGACTAGTAACACAACCTACACATGTAGCTACTAATGCAGCAAGCACCCTTGACCTGGTTTTGACATCCCACCCTGATACAAGCTCTGAGATTACACACTTACCTGGCATAAGCAATCACTGCCTACTTCCATTTTCAAATAATGCTTTAACCCCCAAACCAACTAAAATCATAAAAACTATACATATTTACAAAAACGCTAACTTTACCGCCATAAATAACCAATTAACTGCATTTCTCGACACTTTCCTACCGAATTTTGCTAATTGTTAGCTTCAGCAGGAGTGGGACATGTTCGCCGCTAAAGTTCAAGAACTAACTGAAAAGTACATTCCATCCCGCAACATTACCTCTAATTCTGATGCTCCTTGGTACAATACCCATCTTAAGCACCTATGTAACTGCACGAAACACCTACATTGCTCTGCAAAACACTCGCCAACTGCCACATGCTGGTCTGCTTATAAGACCGCATTCGGCATGTACGTAACAGCACTAAAGAAGGCTAaatctaactttctatctaacgTACTTCCATCAATGTTAAAGACTAACATTAAAAAGTTTTGCGGTGTAATCAACCCCTTGCATGATGAGCACTTTTAAACCTAAGGAACAGTACGCTGCCACCCTTAATGACGCATTTATGCAAAATTTTTCTGTCCCCTACAATGACCGCCTGCCTCCTACTCACCAGTACGATTATGTAGTTATGCCGCCAGTGATCATGGATATGGCTGGTGTTGCGAAACTAATTGATTCCCTGAACCAACACTCATCACCTGGTTATGACTCTATTAACTCAAAATTTCTTAAAAATACCAATGCCATTAGTTCAGTTATAATAACAAAACTTTTTCAGTAATCACTGAATACATCTACTCAACCTAGCcaatggaaaattgggaaggtggttccactgcataaatcaggtaacaaaaATTTAACAGCTAATTTTCACCTCATCTCACTCTCAAGTGCTTGCTGTAAATtgctcgaacatataattttcAAACATCTTGTTAACTTCCTGGAATCCGATGCATTTTTCACACCAGCtcagcatggatttagaaaaaCTTTTCATGTGAAACTCAGCTTGCAATCTTTATGCACAAATTGCATTGTACATGTGTTCTCGATTGTTCGTCATTTGCAAACTGCATTTCTTTAGACttcgctaaagcatttgataaggtctGTCATAAACTTCTACTTTATAAACCAAGTCAGCTGAACCTCGACACTAACATTCTGAAGTGGATTAAATGCTTCTTATATGATGGCTCTCAATCTGTAGCTGAAAACTGCCATAGCTCCCCAATTTGAAGCGCAACTTTTGGTGTACCTCCATGTTCAGTACTTGGGCCTcttttgtttctcatttatattaacaaCCTCCCTTCATCACTATCATCTAACATTCccttatttgctgatgattgtgttatcttTTGTGAAATAACTAAAGCAGGGGATGCTAACTGCCTTCAGTCTGATCTAGTTAGTGTAGCTAACTGGTGCAAAcattggcttatggaactaaacATTGGCAAATGCTGATGCGTGTGATGGGTGTATCCTGAATAACAGCATGCATACATATTACCTAATTAATGTTCCATTGGAATTAGTTCACTCTCATAAATACCTGGGTGTGCATATCTCTGCTAATTTATCTTGGAATGTTCATACCAACTAAGTAATCTGCAATGCTAACTGCATGCTTGGCTGCCTATGCCGTAACTTTTCAATTCATCCCTAAAAATGCTTCCTTGTACTAGCCTTATACGTctgaaacttgaatatgcatgtgctgTTTGGGATCCTGCCACTGACAAGCTAATTAATTGATTAGAGCTCAGGCAAAATAATTTAGTTCGTTTCGTCTTATGTAATTACAACAGAACTGCAAGTGTGTCTGCCATGAAAACCAACCTTGCCCTTACCCCACTTTCTTCTCGTCGTAAAATCGCACATTTAgtcctttttcataaattatactaTCATTCAACACTCAACAGCGATTTCATTTTTCAGCCACAATATGTATCGCCTCGAATCGACCACCGCtataaagttggtcttgaatcaTGTCACACTAAAACATTTTGCAGTCATTTTTTCTACGGTCATCCAcggaatggaaccatcttcctgGTGAATTCGTATCCATTTACGATAACCAAAAATTTCGAGCAGTTCTAGCTAACATTGTGTaattgaagcatttttttttcttgttctttactGTATGGTTGTAGCCTAAGTACTGTTGTATTTAGCGCTTTACTATGTTAGTTTGCTACCAATTTATCATGACGTTGTTAACCCTAGCTAAAACTGTATAATCAGAATCCTTTGTACTTAAACGTTCTAACTgtttatatttgtttcttttctaatttgttgtaacccactcccctctttattgcctttggccctgagggtaataataataaataataaatttgtCTATCAAAGAAAATAATTGTGCTGTTTGTTTTGAGAACAGGCGGTGTCTACACATGACAACATTAAACATGACACCTGATTCTCGTGGGTTTTAGGCACTTGGTTGtgcatagtgctgcactggtgTAGAAATTCCAAATGATGTTTTATGGTTCCCTCAATCCCAGTCATAGCTGTGATGCTGACAATTTTATGCAGTGTAACAAATTCTGATTTCATGCATTTCAGTATTTCCACAGATGTTTGTATTCTCTTGCAGCAATAATGGCCTCCAAAATAACATCACTTTTTGTTATGCAGACATTTGTGATCTTGAAAGCCATGCAAGGCGGTCGGTCGTAAGTGCTAACAAACTTGGGAAGCTCTTGATGGAAATATGTTGATGTATGTCTCTTGGTGATAAGTCTCAAACTTTGAGTATGCCAAGCAACAGTTCACAGATGGTTCCACATTTGTTTTCTGTTGTGTTCATTCTACACATAAATTTGTTTGCCATTTTgtgtttgacaagttgtttcACATATTGTGAGGAAGGCAGATGCCCCTTTGTGTGGTTTTGACACCGCCTATATAACTGTAAAAGGAGTAGCAAGAAAAGAAGTTAAACCTCCTTTTCAGTTTGTTCAGCAAGGCTCACCATCATGCATATCTCAGTAACGTTGAAGGACTTTACTGAAGACAGTCCTGCTCACTAGGGGGCACTCATTGCCTAATCTCATAACCCCAACTGTAACAAATAAAGCTATTTCTTTTGAACTCAACTAGAAATTTTTGGTGTTATGAGGCACATAAAACAAGCAGTGATTTTCAGATGCGCTGTACAGCACCACAACAGAGGAGCACTCGTATCAAAAAATAATCTCAGCTTCAATGCTTGCTTGAAACACACAACATATCAGTAATACAACTTACATCTGCAATGTGACACTGAAAGTCAGATGCATGGTATTGCACTTTACCTCAGCAACAAGTTCTATGAAATGCAAGATTAATATCTTCAAAAATCGTAAAGCACATTGCTGCATTTCCACCTAACAACATGGCCCAGTGGCAACAAGAAAGGCAAAATAACCAACTGCTACAGTAATTGAGAtgcaaacaaaaaattgcttgaGCACTGAAAAGATGTTgcaacttgaaaaaaagaaacattctgaACTTGTTTTGGCAATGTGTTACCTCCACCTTTAAAGTTCTGCCATCTTGCTTAGCTAAAGTATGCCCAATATATACATTTTTCTTAACCCAAAATCTGCAGCAGTATCAGCAATAATTAAAAGTTCAATGCTTGGGCAAGGATGCAAATATCATGTTTCTTGAATATTTACAGAGTTCTTGTAGCTTGACCAAGTGTTTTTGTTGAACATTATAGTACTACTAATACAACAGAAAGAAAACTGATGCCTTGGAACTTGGGAATGGCATGGAGCTTTAAGCATTCCATGAACTTCAAGATGAATTAATCATTCAATCTCATAAGAGATAAAATCAAACCTCATCTTGAAGTGAGTTAGGAAATGAGTTTCCATTTTATGGCTGTACAAACAATGTGTACTGCTATTCAATAAAAGATTTAAATAAATGAGTGGTTGCTAACTTGAAGGCAGCAGATTATGCAGTCACTAGTGTGAGAAATGGACAAATGGAATTTTTCAGGCAAATGTTTCGGCGAGTTTAATGTACATGTGGATCATAGGTCTCACAAGAGGTCATTTATCTACCAGCTATTGAACAAAATTTGATAGCACTTGACAATAGCAATCAAGAGACTTAAGGTTATAAAGTAAACATTTCAGTTTCTATGACGATAATGAATAACCTAACACTAGGTATAAGGGTTTCATGCTAGCTGTAACAAATTCAGCACCAATCAGCATCATTAGGTGCTGGAATATAAGTTCAATATATGGATGAGACACATAAGTAGTTCAATACAGAAATTTATGCCCAAGATGACCAAAAGATGTACCCATTTCTGAATGCAATAATGTAGGCCTTAGCTGTAGGACAGCATGATACCTTCAGATGACAGTTATGATGACAACATAGATTAAGATCAAACAAGAACTTGTGCCATGACGCAGTGCAGCCAAAATGTTGAGCTAAGAGAGTATAGCTATATGTTGGAAGAAATCCAGGGAGATATGTTTGTGTGGTGACTTAAGCCTAATGGCCGAGCCTGAATTCTTTGTGAAGAAAAGCCTCGCATAAGTAAATGGAATTGACAAAGAAGGTTTCCGATAGAAGCCTTGATAATGAAATCACTCTCTTCAAGGAGCCAAGGAGGACAGTTTTCTTCACTTTTCTGAGCTTTAAAGCAGCAGAAGTGAGACAACAGCTTGTCACAGGGTGCAAGGATAACTGGGAAATTGCACAGAGGCATCAAAACCTTCGACATATGCTGAACAGATCTGTGACTTACCTGGTGAAGCAGATGCAGGTGCAAGTAGTGCACCAACAGGTGAGAGCCATGCCTCTGGCAAAATCACAACAGGTTGCGTCCTGTAGTTCCACACAAGGTAAATGACTGTCATACTCTGAAACACAGACATCACCACCACATACTTATAAGTAGACTGAAGGCACTTGATCCAGTAATGATTTGTGTGTAACAACAAATGTAATAATAGTATCAAAGAACACTGTATCTCACTGCCTCTGATAGGTTATGTGTGTCATATGCCAAAGTATGCAAAAAGTATGTTCAGAATTTGAAACAACTCTTCGCGTTATACTTACATATAGGAGATCACTCATTATGGGCATGTTCAAATTACACATCACCAAAACATGCTATTGAACAGCAAATTTTCACGGTGATTTAGCAGCTAAATCTTCTCAGCCCTGCACACACAACTTATTCCCATACATTGGGATGAACTGCCATGAACCACTGGTGACCCACGCTGCAGTGAACATGTTAATCGTGCTTGTAAATGGAACGAGAGTTACAGGTTCTTATCACTCTGGCTGTTCAACTCGTAAGAGGTGGTAAAAGTCATTGAAAAACCTTCAAGGACTATTTAATAGGTTAACTGTTAGATAAATTTAAGAGCACACTTACCATGAGTGCATAGAGAAGTGCTGTGACTGCCAGCCTCACCTTGAATGTGTACATAGACTTTAGCTGAGCTGATAAAAGCAAAAATACAAATGTCACAAtgctggccgcatttcgatcaaAACAAACATACAATGTCTTGTCTCTGAGTGGATCGGCTAAGTGGCTTGATATGGAGATTTTGGACTGGCAAGTAATACATAGCATTCACGTGAAACACTGAGAAAGTGGGGCACGGTTCAAGAGAATCGACAAATGCAAAGCTCACTAAACGAAACTGCTGTAAGTTAGGCGATTTCACCTGAACAGCAGGTAAATGACGCGTACTACTTGCTCCCAGTAAAAGGACTAGCTCCACAAAATGTTTCGCAATTATTGGCGACGTAAATAACGTTCTTATATACACGGATCGTGCTGACGGCAAGGTTCCGATTGGTATACGTGCTGACTACACTACAACTTACCCTGGTGCGCCAGCTCTTCCGACATCTTGTTAATTTTTCGTTGTATCTTTGCATACTTCGCGAACTCGTCGACTATGTTCATGCTTCCAAGTTCGGCCCTGAGATCACATACTTGTCGACGCATGTTCGATTCCATCTCTGTCTCCTGTGAAATCACCTGAAGCACCTGAAATCAAAATGTAGGGAAATCATGAGCAATATAAAATGCAAACCCGCGCTCCTCGGTAAGCTCAAATCAGCAACTTTAAAAAGGTTCAGCAATTTTCTTGCACTACTCGTATTTTGCAGTTCAGTGAAGACGTCACGGGAACACAGTGCCACGATGTGTACTTGCCATTCTGACGACAAATGGGATGAATGCCGTAAACATGCCGCAGAACGTCACGAACCAAAAGAAGACATAGCTTTCTTGAGTTCCCATGTTAAAGCTTTGAGGTTAATTAAACGACAAAAATTCTTATCAACTGCCGAAAGGTATCCGACAACCAGAAGCCGGTCGCTTCATCAGCAGGTTACGATCACAATGCAGTCGAGTGTCTCTTTTCGGATGGAAAACAATCGCAACCGCAGTCGAATACGAACAGCCACAAGTAGCTTCTTCCCTTGGCGATCTTGGCGttgtccttaaaaaaaaaaaaaaatttcgtttcACACAGGTGTCAAAGTGCCTTTTTCCATTCACGTATTGATTATATGCGAGTTCTTGGGTCTTCTCGTTCTCGGCTGCTAGCGCAGCAGCGATTGTTACGAGAGTTCTAGGTGTCGCTAGACATTTCCTGTTTTGGTTTCACTTTTCCCGTATGTCGCCGGCGGCAGGGAGAATGATCGGTCCATATTTTTAATTTTCACTGCCACCGTAAGCTCGGCTATATCAGTTCCCTGCACGCTCATCTGAAGAATACTGCATTCAGACTATCCACTACGTCTTTCGCCTGCATTGCGGTGCCTGACCGCGCGAAAAACTGATTTTATTCGTCGCGGCTTTGACGTGCTTTCCTGACAGCTGTGCTCACAAGTTGTCGAGTGTTTGCGGTTGCTTCGTGGACTGCAGTGCGCGCCCATGCTGCATCTACACGTACTGTTTGAGCACGTTGAGCCAACCTCGGCAAGATGTGACACAGCCGAGCGTCTGCTTTAAGCATGGAAGACATATTCCACAAACTTGTAAAGGAAGCTTCACATCAGAAGCACCCCGCTTTACGTCAAGCATGCCAGGAAGCTCAAGGTATGGAGTTCTAAACCAACGAAACTACTAGCCATTTTTTCCCGACCAGTTGTTTTATATACAATTGTAGATAATCGTGTGCTCTTGTCTTGAAACCTGTCTCTTGCACTTGTAGAGGCCTTGGCAAACAAGTACGCTTTGTTGAGGAATCCGCCATATGAAGTCAGGTAAATACGATATTGTCCTTTCTAGTTTGTCCTTCTTGCGTTTCGTATGATTAGTTGCCAGATACAGCTGTGTTTGTTTCAGACAAAAATGCTTTGACGCTTTGCAACTGGCGCTGGAATCCAAAGAAAAGAAGCTTGTTTCCCTGTCCTTTAGTGGCTTACAGGTACGTTCTTGTGTTTGCTTAGCGCAAAAACACCAGCTTTGCGAGATAGCTTTTGTACCATATATGAATTGCCAAATTTAGCTGCATACTTAGAATGTGCTTTTCGTGGCCCCAACAGCAACGCTTCTCGCATAGCTTTCCTCAAGTTTTGCCTCGCTAACGACCTCACGCCTGTGTTGTGTTGTTCCTGTAACGTAGTTTGTGTCCGATCTCTGCAGTATTTCCATATATCCGTGCGCCACTATTCcagtgacactgtgtttcttcaTCCGCACAAATTCTTGTCATGATTCTGTCATGCTGAAGTGGCAGATTGCAAAACCTTTGTGAAGCTTACTAGTTAACATAGAGTGAGAGTTTATCATATAGCTTGCACCACAGAAGGCATTTTTAATTAATTCCTTACATTGTAATTAAGGCCTTACGCCAATACCATAAGAATATTTCGTTTACAGAGCAATTTCAGCAGCTTGCACTGTAATGGTCAGCACCTATAAATCCAATGACTGCTGTAATATGGGTAACATATTCacatcatgcaacagcaatgttTCTCTATCCTAACCCATCTTATATACTGCCAGTTCAGTGACCTGTGCAACAGGTGTACAAAGTTGCATTCTTTAAATATATTCTATTTGTTTACATCAGAGTAATTTAAATTTATACCTTCTAgacaagcttttctttctttcttttttttttgcttttgtcttACAATCAAGAACCATCATTACTGCTGCCTGCATGTTTACTGGTAGCATCGACCAGTGGTTCTCAACCATTTACAATCGTTACACTTATTGACCGGCTCGCAGGTTATTCAGGGCCTCCCTTAAGCGCATTTTCTTAAAGCACACACAGACAACTCAAGGTTTGGCTAGTGCCTTAGCAACAATTATAGAGCTTGTTGTATTTCAGTCTGACAGGATTGCCCATTACATGTTGTATGTGGTCACTAATAAATCTGTGTGGACTATTTCTTAGTTACCTTGTGTGTCATTTACAGCATGTCAGGATTACCGTGTGGGTGCTTTCTGTGGTAGTCACTGTGCAATGTCGCCAGGAGAAGCGGTATTGCGGGCTGAAAGTAAGGGTGGTAGTGTTGCATTCTGTTCACTGCAGTCAGTcttttcattgttgttgttgttgtcgtcaaCTGGTTTCCAATGTTCAAGTTCACCTGGATCAAAGAGAATAGCATGTCCTCGTGGAGACACGTTTCGACAAACACCCTACCACACTTATGCAAAGTCTTGATAGACAGTGCTCTTTAACAATGCATCTTTAGAATGGTCTCTGCAATTTCCACTGGCAGCTTCTCAAAGACCCTGGGGGTATATATATAGCTTAATATCTACTGGTATATATTGTTAACGGAAAGCACTCTAATTATGCATTGCACACACCAGAGAGCAGTTTGTTGGTGATGATTTAAATAGCTTGAACTCAT
It includes:
- the LOC126521949 gene encoding guided entry of tail-anchored proteins factor 1-like, translating into MGTQESYVFFWFVTFCGMFTAFIPFVVRMVLQVISQETEMESNMRRQVCDLRAELGSMNIVDEFAKYAKIQRKINKMSEELAHQAQLKSMYTFKVRLAVTALLYALMSMTVIYLVWNYRTQPVVILPEAWLSPVGALLAPASASPGGIGLTPWLLVSGSVGRQIAKHL